The proteins below come from a single Mya arenaria isolate MELC-2E11 chromosome 6, ASM2691426v1 genomic window:
- the LOC128238687 gene encoding transient receptor potential cation channel subfamily A member 1 homolog isoform X2, with the protein MAAVYPSENSYIQGKYPDVMALDKIPEEGTPEVPAKAPYEAPLVDPYKVLEELTLCQCARNGDTEKARLLLETERGKAAVNNDDIEGLTPLHYAARYNHFTLVELLVLEGADVNREDNEHLTPLMYACRIKRRRLKSRKSMVQLGSTETPRFSQSTLVKLGGKKIDTDANAIHFLVESGADIRQKDAYGMTALHHAALRGDEVACEQLLLYNTDKQSLVHVKDVQEMTALHTAVCQSNHDIVRQLLAAGADVRSRDNEMSTALHEAATLGDTKIGKLIFESCQTPEAKSELLDDRDEDGNTSLMLAVQSGKYNFVSFMIKRGAPINVQNKMLVTPLHLAAIKGDLRIVELLVERGAQVGVLTHDQQTPLHKACLYNNCECIKFLLDSGSNIEARDMDNFSPLLLAAVYGHANAVKMLIERGADVTVEDKNDKTVVFLAAEENKLDVLQVLTANRGTRDLIDHRDEENNSPLHIAARHGHINIVKCLMENGAMISLKNDMEQTPMHMAAEHGWIGVVREIAGKDKNSLNDGDENSNTALHLAADGGHIQLVKTLIKLGADHEIRNGSLRTAMGCAAANGHMKVVIHLVNADTPIDPIDKLGLTPLLVAAANGHADVVDFLLERKADVGRVDMFGHNCLDLAVMHDHQEVAMEIIKSPSWEAALRNATLEQGVLCTPLRRLIKKMPEAADRVFEKCIEVRRPEEGSTTHLTDQYEVMYNFEFLDDMYSVTTWAGMVGNQKKRRKKPEKEGSVKEEDNTWLSWNKLKPFKRRDRTLVPYTQDSGLFKSNHPMMIMVDSHRLELLDHPLVTALRRHKWTMFGRFSYYVTFLAYAIFLFFLTGYVIVTPPPFSIGETCEEYYEKGEKQHLFASIGKYFILVLAVINIIKELFQLFHNRLAYISWENFLEVWLFISSFLFVLDYHSCQNSTGFRYVWQWNFGAIAIVLCWIGLVMFIQKFPKIGIYVVMFNSILRTFFEFFIVFLLFIIAFGFGFFVLIQNQTPFATPYHAIIRTSVMMIGEFDYNDIFHSDTDDMHYWLTYVIFCVFLLVMTIIIMNLLVGLAVDDIKGVHDEASLKRIAMKVNLVLDVERVHLKFTSRWWKNSHSEFYRSMEEVAVATKHPEQFENQIQKSQAKMLKKMDKLKGSVRTVIDRTTRIEEMLEALVRAHAKDTSADTAATRESFDDVLR; encoded by the exons ATGGCCGCAGTTTACCCTTCCGAAAACAGCTATATACAG GGGAAGTACCCGGATGTGATGGCGCTTGACAAGATCCCGGAGGAGGGGACGCCGGAAGTCCCAGCGAAGGCCCCGTATGAGGCGCCACTTGTCGACCCCTACAAGGTGCTGGAGGAACTCACACTATGTCAG TGTGCGCGAAACGGCGACACGGAAAAGGCGCGGCTGCTGCTAGAGACAGAGCGCGGGAAGGCGGCCGTCAACAACGATGACATAGAGGGCCTCACACCGCTCCACTACGCCGCCCGCTACAACCACTTCACTCTCGTCGAACTACTCGTCCTAGAGGGTGCAG ATGTTAATCGGGAGGACAACGAGCACTTGACGCCGCTTATGTACGCCTGTCGCATCAAGCGGCGTCGCCTGAAGTCACGTAAATCAATGGTGCAGCTCGGGTCCACGGAAACACCGCGTTTCTCGCAGTCA ACGCTGGTGAAACTTGGCGGTAAGAAGATTGATACGGACGCCAACGCAATCCATTTCCTGGTGGAGTCCGGCGCCGACATCCGGCAGAAGGACGCGTACGGGATGACGGCCCTCCATCACGCGGCGCTCCGGGGGGATGAGGTCGCGTGTGAGCAGCTCCTCCTCTATAACACCGACAAACAATCGCTCGTGCAC GTGAAGGACGTACAAGAAATGACAGCGCTCCACACGGCCGTCTGCCAGTCGAACCACGACATCGTGCGTCAGTTGCTTGCCGCAGGCGCCGACGTCCGCAGCCGTGACAATGAGATGTCCACGGCCCTGCACGAGGCGGCCACGCTCGGAGACACCAAAATTGGCAAACTCATATTCGAGTCTTGTCAGACACCGGAGGCAAAG AGCGAACTCCTAGATGACCGAGACGAGGACGGAAACACTTCGCTCATGTTGGCCGTCCAGTCTGGCAAATACAACTTCGTCTCCTTCATGATCAAGAGAG GTGCGCCGATTAACGTGCAGAACAAGATGTTGGTGACGCCACTGCACCTTGCGGCCATCAAGGGCGACCTGCGGATCGTTGAGCTGCTCGTAGAGCGCGGCGCCCAGGTGGGTGTACTCACCCACGACCAGCAGACGCCCCTCCACAAGGCATGCCTCTACAACAACTGCGAGTGCATCAAATTCCTGCTCGACAG TGGATCCAATATCGAGGCACGGGACATGGACAATTTCTCACCCTTGTTGCTAGCCGCCGTATACGGGCACGCGAATGCCGTCAAGATGCTGATAGAACGTGGCGCCGACGTCACTGTGGAGGACAAGAACGACAAAACCGTCGTGTTTCTCGCCGCCGAGGAGAATAAACTAGACGTACTGCAG GTGTTGACAGCTAACCGGGGGACGAGGGACCTGATTGACCACCGGGACGAGGAGAATAACAGCCCGCTCCACATTGCCGCTCGACATGGACACATCAACATCGTAAAG TGCCTGATGGAGAACGGGGCGATGATATCACTGAAGAACGACATGGAACAGACTCCTATGCACATGGCCGCCGAGCACGGCTGGATAGG GGTGGTGCGTGAGATCGCGGGCAAGGACAAGAACTCACTGAACGACGGGGACGAAAACTCGAACACGGCGCTTCACCTTGCAGCAGACGGCGGACATATCCAACTCGTCAAGACGCTTATCAAGCTCGGAGCAGACCACGAGATTAG GAATGGCTCCTTGCGGACGGCGATGGGCTGTGCCGCCGCCAACGGCCACATGAAGGTGGTCATTCACCTGGTGAACGCCGACACGCCCATAGACCCTATCGACAAGCTCGGG TTGACGCCGCTGTTGGTGGCGGCGGCGAACGGCCACGCGGACGTGGTTGACTTTCTGTTGGAGCGGAAGGCGGACGTGGGCCGCGTGGACATGTTCGGACACAACTGTCTCGACCTTGCTGTCATGCACGACCACCA AGAAGTAGCTATGGAGATTATAAAATCACCGTCGTGGGAGGCGGCCCTGCGGAACGCCACTCTGGAACAGGGCGTGTTGTGTACGCCCCTCCGCCGGCTCATCAAGAAAATGCCCG AGGCGGCTGACCGGGTGTTTGAGAAATGCATCGAGGTGCGGCGACCGGAAGAGGGCAGCACCACGCACCTGACTGACCAGTACGAGGTCATGTACAACTTCGAGTTCCTCGACGACATGTACAGCGTCACCACGTGGGCGGGCATGGTCGGGAACCAGAAAAAACGCCGGAAGAAACCCGAAAAGGAAGGATCTG TGAAGGAGGAAGACAACACTTGGTTATCGTGGAACAAGTTGAAGCCGTTCAAGAGGAGAG ATCGTACATTAGTGCCTTACACGCAAGATTCCGGCCTGTTCAAAAGCAATCACCCCATGATGATAATG GTTGATTCACACAGACTAGAACTGCTTGACCACCCACTGGTCACGGCGCTGCGACGTCACAAGTGGACGATGTTCGGCAGATTCTCGTATTACGTCACGTTCCTCGCGTACGCCATCTTCCTCTTCTTCCTCACCGGCTACGTCATCGTTACGCCGCCACCGTTCTCTAT TGGTGAGACGTGCGAGGAATATTACGAGAAAGGAGAAAAGCAGCATTTGTTTGCCAGCATTGGAAAATACTTCATACTTGTTCTGGCTGTCATCAACATTATAAAAGAG CTTTTCCAGCTGTTCCACAACCGGTTGGCGTACATCAGCTGGGAGAACTTCCTGGAGGTGTGGCTCTTCATCTCCAGCTTCCTGTTTGTACTTGACTACCATAGCTGTCAAAACTCTACTGGATTCAGATAC GTTTGGCAGTGGAACTTCGGTGCAATAGCGATCGTGTTGTGCTGGATCGGACTGGTCATGTTCATTCAGAAGTTCCCCAAGATCGGCATCTACGTCGTCATGTTCAACAGCATTCTACGCACATTCTTTGAGTTCTTCAtcgtgtttttgttgtttatcatCGCGTTCGGTTTTGGATTCTTTGTCCTTATACAAAATCAG ACGCCGTTCGCCACGCCGTACCACGCCATCATCCGCACATCCGTGATGATGATAGGAGAGTTTGACTACAACGACATCTTCCACAGCGACACCGACGATATGCATTATTGGCTCACGTACGTGATATTTTGCGTATTCCTGCTCGTCAtgaccatcatcatcatgaaCCTGCTCGTCGGTCTGGCCGTCGATGACATCAAGGGCGTGCACGATGAGGCCTCGCTCAAGCGCATTGCCATGAAG GTGAACCTGGTTTTGGACGTGGAGCGTGTGCATCTCAAGTTTACGAGCCGCTGGTGGAAGAACTCCCACTCGGAGTTCTACAGGTCCATGGAGGAGGTCGCTGTGGCTACCAAGCATCCGGAACAG TTCGAGAACCAGATTCAGAAGAGCCAGGCGAAAATGCTGAAGAAGATGGACAAGCTGAAGGGTAGCGTCCGCACTGTCATCGACCGCACCACCCGCATTGAGGAGATGCTCGAGGCCCTCGTGCGCGCGCACGCCAAAGATACCAGCGCCGACACAGCCGCTACCAGAGAAAGCTTCGACGACGTGCTTCGTTAA
- the LOC128238687 gene encoding transient receptor potential cation channel subfamily A member 1 homolog isoform X1 produces MAAVYPSENSYIQALLGRNGKYPDVMALDKIPEEGTPEVPAKAPYEAPLVDPYKVLEELTLCQCARNGDTEKARLLLETERGKAAVNNDDIEGLTPLHYAARYNHFTLVELLVLEGADVNREDNEHLTPLMYACRIKRRRLKSRKSMVQLGSTETPRFSQSTLVKLGGKKIDTDANAIHFLVESGADIRQKDAYGMTALHHAALRGDEVACEQLLLYNTDKQSLVHVKDVQEMTALHTAVCQSNHDIVRQLLAAGADVRSRDNEMSTALHEAATLGDTKIGKLIFESCQTPEAKSELLDDRDEDGNTSLMLAVQSGKYNFVSFMIKRGAPINVQNKMLVTPLHLAAIKGDLRIVELLVERGAQVGVLTHDQQTPLHKACLYNNCECIKFLLDSGSNIEARDMDNFSPLLLAAVYGHANAVKMLIERGADVTVEDKNDKTVVFLAAEENKLDVLQVLTANRGTRDLIDHRDEENNSPLHIAARHGHINIVKCLMENGAMISLKNDMEQTPMHMAAEHGWIGVVREIAGKDKNSLNDGDENSNTALHLAADGGHIQLVKTLIKLGADHEIRNGSLRTAMGCAAANGHMKVVIHLVNADTPIDPIDKLGLTPLLVAAANGHADVVDFLLERKADVGRVDMFGHNCLDLAVMHDHQEVAMEIIKSPSWEAALRNATLEQGVLCTPLRRLIKKMPEAADRVFEKCIEVRRPEEGSTTHLTDQYEVMYNFEFLDDMYSVTTWAGMVGNQKKRRKKPEKEGSVKEEDNTWLSWNKLKPFKRRDRTLVPYTQDSGLFKSNHPMMIMVDSHRLELLDHPLVTALRRHKWTMFGRFSYYVTFLAYAIFLFFLTGYVIVTPPPFSIGETCEEYYEKGEKQHLFASIGKYFILVLAVINIIKELFQLFHNRLAYISWENFLEVWLFISSFLFVLDYHSCQNSTGFRYVWQWNFGAIAIVLCWIGLVMFIQKFPKIGIYVVMFNSILRTFFEFFIVFLLFIIAFGFGFFVLIQNQTPFATPYHAIIRTSVMMIGEFDYNDIFHSDTDDMHYWLTYVIFCVFLLVMTIIIMNLLVGLAVDDIKGVHDEASLKRIAMKVNLVLDVERVHLKFTSRWWKNSHSEFYRSMEEVAVATKHPEQFENQIQKSQAKMLKKMDKLKGSVRTVIDRTTRIEEMLEALVRAHAKDTSADTAATRESFDDVLR; encoded by the exons ATGGCCGCAGTTTACCCTTCCGAAAACAGCTATATACAG GCTTTGTTAGGACGAAAT GGGAAGTACCCGGATGTGATGGCGCTTGACAAGATCCCGGAGGAGGGGACGCCGGAAGTCCCAGCGAAGGCCCCGTATGAGGCGCCACTTGTCGACCCCTACAAGGTGCTGGAGGAACTCACACTATGTCAG TGTGCGCGAAACGGCGACACGGAAAAGGCGCGGCTGCTGCTAGAGACAGAGCGCGGGAAGGCGGCCGTCAACAACGATGACATAGAGGGCCTCACACCGCTCCACTACGCCGCCCGCTACAACCACTTCACTCTCGTCGAACTACTCGTCCTAGAGGGTGCAG ATGTTAATCGGGAGGACAACGAGCACTTGACGCCGCTTATGTACGCCTGTCGCATCAAGCGGCGTCGCCTGAAGTCACGTAAATCAATGGTGCAGCTCGGGTCCACGGAAACACCGCGTTTCTCGCAGTCA ACGCTGGTGAAACTTGGCGGTAAGAAGATTGATACGGACGCCAACGCAATCCATTTCCTGGTGGAGTCCGGCGCCGACATCCGGCAGAAGGACGCGTACGGGATGACGGCCCTCCATCACGCGGCGCTCCGGGGGGATGAGGTCGCGTGTGAGCAGCTCCTCCTCTATAACACCGACAAACAATCGCTCGTGCAC GTGAAGGACGTACAAGAAATGACAGCGCTCCACACGGCCGTCTGCCAGTCGAACCACGACATCGTGCGTCAGTTGCTTGCCGCAGGCGCCGACGTCCGCAGCCGTGACAATGAGATGTCCACGGCCCTGCACGAGGCGGCCACGCTCGGAGACACCAAAATTGGCAAACTCATATTCGAGTCTTGTCAGACACCGGAGGCAAAG AGCGAACTCCTAGATGACCGAGACGAGGACGGAAACACTTCGCTCATGTTGGCCGTCCAGTCTGGCAAATACAACTTCGTCTCCTTCATGATCAAGAGAG GTGCGCCGATTAACGTGCAGAACAAGATGTTGGTGACGCCACTGCACCTTGCGGCCATCAAGGGCGACCTGCGGATCGTTGAGCTGCTCGTAGAGCGCGGCGCCCAGGTGGGTGTACTCACCCACGACCAGCAGACGCCCCTCCACAAGGCATGCCTCTACAACAACTGCGAGTGCATCAAATTCCTGCTCGACAG TGGATCCAATATCGAGGCACGGGACATGGACAATTTCTCACCCTTGTTGCTAGCCGCCGTATACGGGCACGCGAATGCCGTCAAGATGCTGATAGAACGTGGCGCCGACGTCACTGTGGAGGACAAGAACGACAAAACCGTCGTGTTTCTCGCCGCCGAGGAGAATAAACTAGACGTACTGCAG GTGTTGACAGCTAACCGGGGGACGAGGGACCTGATTGACCACCGGGACGAGGAGAATAACAGCCCGCTCCACATTGCCGCTCGACATGGACACATCAACATCGTAAAG TGCCTGATGGAGAACGGGGCGATGATATCACTGAAGAACGACATGGAACAGACTCCTATGCACATGGCCGCCGAGCACGGCTGGATAGG GGTGGTGCGTGAGATCGCGGGCAAGGACAAGAACTCACTGAACGACGGGGACGAAAACTCGAACACGGCGCTTCACCTTGCAGCAGACGGCGGACATATCCAACTCGTCAAGACGCTTATCAAGCTCGGAGCAGACCACGAGATTAG GAATGGCTCCTTGCGGACGGCGATGGGCTGTGCCGCCGCCAACGGCCACATGAAGGTGGTCATTCACCTGGTGAACGCCGACACGCCCATAGACCCTATCGACAAGCTCGGG TTGACGCCGCTGTTGGTGGCGGCGGCGAACGGCCACGCGGACGTGGTTGACTTTCTGTTGGAGCGGAAGGCGGACGTGGGCCGCGTGGACATGTTCGGACACAACTGTCTCGACCTTGCTGTCATGCACGACCACCA AGAAGTAGCTATGGAGATTATAAAATCACCGTCGTGGGAGGCGGCCCTGCGGAACGCCACTCTGGAACAGGGCGTGTTGTGTACGCCCCTCCGCCGGCTCATCAAGAAAATGCCCG AGGCGGCTGACCGGGTGTTTGAGAAATGCATCGAGGTGCGGCGACCGGAAGAGGGCAGCACCACGCACCTGACTGACCAGTACGAGGTCATGTACAACTTCGAGTTCCTCGACGACATGTACAGCGTCACCACGTGGGCGGGCATGGTCGGGAACCAGAAAAAACGCCGGAAGAAACCCGAAAAGGAAGGATCTG TGAAGGAGGAAGACAACACTTGGTTATCGTGGAACAAGTTGAAGCCGTTCAAGAGGAGAG ATCGTACATTAGTGCCTTACACGCAAGATTCCGGCCTGTTCAAAAGCAATCACCCCATGATGATAATG GTTGATTCACACAGACTAGAACTGCTTGACCACCCACTGGTCACGGCGCTGCGACGTCACAAGTGGACGATGTTCGGCAGATTCTCGTATTACGTCACGTTCCTCGCGTACGCCATCTTCCTCTTCTTCCTCACCGGCTACGTCATCGTTACGCCGCCACCGTTCTCTAT TGGTGAGACGTGCGAGGAATATTACGAGAAAGGAGAAAAGCAGCATTTGTTTGCCAGCATTGGAAAATACTTCATACTTGTTCTGGCTGTCATCAACATTATAAAAGAG CTTTTCCAGCTGTTCCACAACCGGTTGGCGTACATCAGCTGGGAGAACTTCCTGGAGGTGTGGCTCTTCATCTCCAGCTTCCTGTTTGTACTTGACTACCATAGCTGTCAAAACTCTACTGGATTCAGATAC GTTTGGCAGTGGAACTTCGGTGCAATAGCGATCGTGTTGTGCTGGATCGGACTGGTCATGTTCATTCAGAAGTTCCCCAAGATCGGCATCTACGTCGTCATGTTCAACAGCATTCTACGCACATTCTTTGAGTTCTTCAtcgtgtttttgttgtttatcatCGCGTTCGGTTTTGGATTCTTTGTCCTTATACAAAATCAG ACGCCGTTCGCCACGCCGTACCACGCCATCATCCGCACATCCGTGATGATGATAGGAGAGTTTGACTACAACGACATCTTCCACAGCGACACCGACGATATGCATTATTGGCTCACGTACGTGATATTTTGCGTATTCCTGCTCGTCAtgaccatcatcatcatgaaCCTGCTCGTCGGTCTGGCCGTCGATGACATCAAGGGCGTGCACGATGAGGCCTCGCTCAAGCGCATTGCCATGAAG GTGAACCTGGTTTTGGACGTGGAGCGTGTGCATCTCAAGTTTACGAGCCGCTGGTGGAAGAACTCCCACTCGGAGTTCTACAGGTCCATGGAGGAGGTCGCTGTGGCTACCAAGCATCCGGAACAG TTCGAGAACCAGATTCAGAAGAGCCAGGCGAAAATGCTGAAGAAGATGGACAAGCTGAAGGGTAGCGTCCGCACTGTCATCGACCGCACCACCCGCATTGAGGAGATGCTCGAGGCCCTCGTGCGCGCGCACGCCAAAGATACCAGCGCCGACACAGCCGCTACCAGAGAAAGCTTCGACGACGTGCTTCGTTAA